One Mycoavidus sp. HKI genomic region harbors:
- a CDS encoding non-ribosomal peptide synthetase, whose product MTPIVPVSDTVVHRIAEACIRIPDHPVIIDHRGSVKLSQLWQAATVLAGQLSRLPGFTREDRIGLLLPRDRSMPSAMLACMLAGGAFLPLDPSWPTERLNLILEDAGCRALVTTAGMPDPAWSGPRIDIADTGQRPTTMVQPTPADLAYVIYTSGSTGRPKGVLMEHGPLANLMTAVKGILYREANADYKEILSAPFVFDVVVQQVFSALTGACSLHIVPDELRQDPAALVSYIERHKISQINVVVSHLALLLENGLIRTAPWLRRIVTGGEALPLPLVRRLFAEPAFAHLELVNMYGPAENCVDSTCFVIKADMIATLERIPLGRALPGTEVLILGEKEEILPSGATGEIYLTGIALARGYLNRPETTARTFVYNHHAGSGVMYRTGDLGCFSANGMLEFRGRRDNQVKIAGQRVELEEIEERLKSINGLYQFAVLYQQREHGGRLIAFVAADAPPDFTRLRAQAIQLLPSYMVPGTFVHLGPALPLTHNGKVDREMLVSLLTDSGLEVVQQGASGTVAHLWQEVLGGVKADPHVGFLALGGDSIAAIRLVAAMRSHFQSEVSLETVLSNITLAELEQQLMEQRTISAELACAPPGDDYIASSAQKRLWYLTQLGDNSHLYNVPVYRETGELDPARVHATMHQLMARHPALRTSLVLRDNQLRQLIHDDIDFPFAVDDLSAATDSEAQARLIAAEESRRPFELAHAPLFRLRLLRLAQDRWHFLLVLHHCQADGWAISVLLEEFNQLYHNPNAKLAAVRPYVDFTHWEQTRDGSADMRFWQDVLTPPPLPIVLPSSGISNDSASGGQVRLTVKPKLKQLIDSIARRHAVTPAVIVLSHYLILLNRLTLQHDLCVGMGVANRPHGAFDRCIGCFVNVVPIRIKLAEDAALTSIYEQVGRQMRETLLHQSLPLDTMAAQLVPGGGPPFNILFAWQSYEKVANGQQSPLPVVIGDQLERFDFSFGQAKFDLLLNVYPNGEALELALEYSTATVVPAQAQRWLHAFLDLMDRLATHDHQEKTHETV is encoded by the coding sequence ATGACACCGATCGTCCCCGTCTCAGATACGGTTGTTCATCGTATTGCCGAAGCGTGCATCCGTATTCCTGATCATCCCGTGATTATAGATCACCGCGGCTCAGTCAAACTTAGCCAGCTGTGGCAGGCGGCGACAGTCCTCGCCGGTCAGCTGTCTAGGCTGCCCGGCTTTACCCGGGAAGATCGGATCGGCCTGCTGCTACCGCGTGACCGCTCTATGCCCTCCGCGATGCTGGCCTGCATGCTCGCGGGCGGAGCTTTTCTCCCACTTGACCCTTCCTGGCCCACTGAACGGCTCAATCTTATCCTGGAAGATGCAGGCTGCCGGGCGTTAGTCACGACTGCGGGCATGCCTGACCCTGCGTGGTCGGGGCCCCGCATTGACATTGCCGACACGGGGCAACGACCGACGACCATGGTTCAACCTACGCCAGCTGATTTGGCTTACGTGATCTACACCTCGGGTTCTACCGGGCGGCCTAAAGGCGTACTGATGGAACATGGGCCGCTGGCAAACCTGATGACAGCAGTTAAAGGCATACTATACCGTGAAGCGAACGCAGATTATAAGGAGATCTTGAGCGCACCTTTCGTCTTCGACGTGGTCGTGCAGCAGGTATTTTCGGCCCTGACCGGAGCGTGCAGTCTACACATCGTGCCCGACGAGTTGCGCCAAGATCCGGCCGCTCTAGTCTCTTACATAGAGCGCCACAAAATTTCTCAAATCAACGTAGTGGTCAGCCATCTGGCTCTGTTGCTGGAGAACGGACTGATCCGCACCGCACCGTGGCTACGCCGCATCGTCACCGGCGGCGAAGCGCTGCCGCTGCCACTGGTTCGGCGGCTTTTTGCTGAACCGGCGTTTGCACACCTAGAACTGGTCAATATGTACGGACCCGCTGAGAACTGTGTGGACTCGACCTGTTTCGTCATTAAGGCCGACATGATCGCCACGCTAGAGCGGATCCCGCTCGGCCGAGCCTTGCCCGGCACTGAGGTCTTAATCCTTGGCGAGAAGGAAGAGATCCTGCCGTCAGGCGCCACCGGCGAGATCTATTTAACCGGCATCGCCCTTGCCCGCGGTTATCTGAACCGGCCAGAGACCACCGCCCGTACCTTCGTGTACAACCACCACGCGGGCAGCGGAGTGATGTATCGCACGGGCGACCTGGGATGTTTTAGCGCCAATGGCATGCTGGAATTTCGTGGCCGGCGAGACAATCAAGTCAAGATCGCGGGCCAGCGGGTGGAGCTTGAGGAGATCGAAGAGCGGCTAAAATCCATCAATGGCCTCTATCAGTTCGCGGTCCTTTATCAGCAGCGTGAGCATGGCGGCCGGCTGATTGCTTTTGTCGCCGCTGACGCGCCGCCTGACTTCACACGCTTACGCGCCCAGGCAATCCAGTTATTACCTAGTTATATGGTTCCCGGCACTTTTGTCCATCTCGGCCCGGCCTTGCCCCTAACGCATAACGGCAAGGTAGACCGAGAAATGCTCGTTTCTTTGCTCACGGACAGCGGGCTAGAGGTTGTTCAGCAAGGCGCGTCCGGAACCGTCGCGCATCTCTGGCAAGAAGTGTTGGGCGGGGTTAAAGCCGATCCACATGTCGGTTTCCTAGCGCTGGGCGGAGACAGTATCGCAGCGATTCGGCTGGTCGCGGCGATGCGCAGCCATTTCCAGTCCGAGGTCTCGCTCGAGACAGTGCTCTCCAATATCACCCTAGCCGAACTAGAGCAACAACTGATGGAACAGCGCACCATCAGCGCGGAACTCGCCTGCGCGCCGCCAGGGGACGATTATATCGCCTCATCGGCCCAAAAGCGGCTGTGGTATCTGACCCAGCTTGGCGATAATAGCCATCTTTACAACGTGCCTGTCTACCGAGAAACGGGGGAACTTGACCCCGCTCGGGTGCACGCTACTATGCACCAGCTGATGGCGCGGCACCCTGCCCTGCGCACTTCTTTGGTACTACGCGATAACCAGTTGCGACAGTTGATACACGATGACATCGACTTTCCTTTTGCGGTCGACGATCTGAGCGCTGCCACCGATTCTGAGGCGCAAGCGAGGTTGATTGCTGCCGAGGAGTCCAGGCGCCCCTTTGAGCTCGCCCATGCCCCCTTATTCCGCTTGCGCTTACTCCGACTAGCGCAAGACCGCTGGCATTTTCTGCTGGTTTTGCACCACTGCCAGGCGGATGGTTGGGCCATTTCGGTCCTTCTAGAGGAGTTCAACCAACTCTATCACAACCCAAACGCCAAGCTTGCAGCCGTGCGCCCCTATGTCGACTTCACTCACTGGGAGCAAACTCGCGACGGATCAGCCGACATGCGGTTCTGGCAAGACGTATTGACCCCACCGCCACTGCCAATTGTGTTGCCATCGAGCGGCATCAGCAACGATTCCGCCAGCGGAGGACAGGTCCGGCTCACTGTCAAGCCTAAGCTCAAGCAGCTGATCGACTCTATAGCGCGGCGCCACGCGGTCACGCCAGCGGTTATTGTGCTATCTCATTACCTAATCCTGCTGAACCGGCTGACGCTGCAGCATGATCTGTGCGTTGGCATGGGCGTTGCCAATCGACCCCATGGAGCCTTTGACCGCTGCATTGGCTGCTTCGTCAATGTCGTCCCGATCCGCATCAAGCTAGCGGAAGACGCCGCGCTGACCAGCATCTACGAACAGGTCGGACGCCAGATGCGCGAAACTTTACTACACCAGTCCCTACCACTGGATACCATGGCCGCCCAACTGGTTCCTGGCGGGGGTCCTCCTTTCAATATACTGTTCGCGTGGCAAAGCTATGAGAAAGTCGCCAATGGCCAACAGTCGCCTTTGCCTGTGGTCATTGGCGACCAGTTAGAGCGCTTTGATTTCTCCTTTGGCCAGGCAAAATTCGATCTATTATTGAACGTCTACCCTAACGGCGAGGCATTAGAATTAGCGCTGGAATACAGCACTGCCACGGTCGTCCCTGCTCAGGCGCAACGCTGGCTTCACGCCTTCCTCGACCTGATGGATCGGCTTGCCACACATGACCACCAAGAAAAAACGCATGAAACTGTCTAA
- a CDS encoding carbamoyltransferase C-terminal domain-containing protein yields the protein MQILAMKAGHDGNFALLEDHALRWQIEAEKDSFPRYETITADLLVRAGKYLEGIPDVIAVSGWVKGWHSVEPPVNGGYFGWAEDCGRLSSMRFMGRDIQLFTSTHERSHIFCSYGLSPFPQGEPCYALVWEGNLGCFYEIGADLSVTRLGWPLVDPGNKYAQLFGIADPTFPSLKGHFRFSNAGKLMALAAFSKRTPLDDDGRRLLDALIQADGLVKNIAKDEFSWSRYYNIGVTDPAFMELAGHFSDMIYNRFYEFARKHLTKGLPLLISGGCGLNCEWNSRWHDSGLFADVFVPPCTNDTGSALGTAVEAQARLTGNAKVEHWSVYAGENFVEDIPCPNETFTAEPLDENVVANFIATGGIIAWVQGQYEMGPRALGNRSILAAPFSAETRDRLNAIKKREGYRPVACICLEEEATRHFNGASPSPYMLHFHHVRDAQLGAVTHVDNTCRVQTVNASQNPPMYRLLNAFSQRTGYGVLCNTSLNFNGRGFINRMSDLITYVENTGMDGFVVGNHFYRRRLS from the coding sequence ATGCAAATTTTAGCAATGAAGGCAGGCCATGATGGCAATTTCGCACTCTTAGAAGATCATGCACTGCGGTGGCAGATTGAAGCAGAGAAAGATTCTTTCCCTCGCTACGAGACAATCACGGCGGATCTTCTGGTGCGTGCCGGCAAATATCTTGAAGGTATTCCCGACGTCATAGCCGTCAGTGGTTGGGTCAAGGGATGGCATTCGGTCGAACCACCCGTAAACGGCGGCTATTTCGGCTGGGCAGAGGACTGTGGCCGCCTTTCCTCGATGCGTTTTATGGGACGCGACATCCAACTCTTTACCTCGACCCATGAACGCTCGCATATTTTCTGCAGTTACGGCCTCTCCCCTTTCCCGCAGGGAGAACCGTGTTATGCCCTGGTTTGGGAGGGGAATCTCGGTTGCTTTTATGAGATCGGCGCCGATCTTTCGGTCACCCGACTCGGTTGGCCGCTGGTGGATCCGGGTAACAAATACGCTCAGCTCTTTGGTATCGCCGATCCTACCTTTCCTTCACTCAAGGGACATTTCCGTTTTTCCAACGCCGGCAAGCTAATGGCCCTAGCCGCCTTCTCAAAACGCACACCACTGGACGATGACGGACGCCGGCTGCTCGACGCTCTAATCCAAGCAGATGGTCTGGTCAAAAACATAGCCAAAGACGAATTTTCCTGGTCACGATACTACAATATTGGGGTCACCGATCCGGCCTTCATGGAACTGGCCGGTCATTTCTCCGATATGATCTACAACCGCTTCTATGAATTCGCCCGCAAGCACCTGACCAAAGGCCTACCCTTGTTAATCAGTGGCGGCTGTGGCCTAAATTGCGAATGGAATAGCCGCTGGCACGATAGCGGCCTATTCGCTGATGTTTTTGTCCCCCCTTGCACCAACGATACCGGTTCGGCCCTCGGAACCGCAGTTGAAGCTCAGGCCCGTCTAACCGGCAACGCCAAGGTAGAGCACTGGAGCGTCTACGCTGGCGAGAACTTTGTCGAGGATATTCCCTGCCCCAATGAGACCTTCACTGCTGAACCATTGGACGAGAACGTGGTAGCGAATTTTATCGCGACGGGTGGCATTATCGCCTGGGTCCAGGGCCAGTACGAAATGGGGCCGCGGGCACTCGGCAACCGCTCTATCCTCGCCGCGCCTTTCTCCGCTGAGACACGTGACAGGCTGAATGCCATCAAAAAACGCGAGGGCTACCGTCCCGTTGCCTGCATCTGTCTAGAGGAGGAGGCAACTCGTCATTTCAACGGTGCGAGTCCAAGCCCGTATATGCTACATTTCCACCACGTGCGCGATGCTCAGTTAGGCGCCGTCACTCATGTGGACAATACCTGTCGGGTTCAAACCGTCAATGCTAGCCAAAATCCGCCGATGTACCGCTTGCTCAACGCTTTTTCCCAGCGCACCGGCTATGGCGTGCTATGCAATACTTCCCTCAACTTCAACGGACGCGGCTTTATCAACCGTATGAGTGATCTCATCACCTATGTGGAGAACACAGGCATGGATGGATTTGTTGTCGGCAACCATTTTTACCGTCGGCGCCTTTCATGA